The following nucleotide sequence is from Streptomyces leeuwenhoekii.
CGGCGGGCCCGTTGCCCGCCCTCGGGAGCCGTCGCCGACCGCCGCCCGGCCGCTCGGTCACTCCTTCGCCGGCCGCGGTGGCCGCGGGACCTTGGGCAGGACGTTGCGGACGTAGTCCGCGACGGCGGCGTCCAGACCGATGTCGTGCTGGGCCCGCTCCGACAGGTACCAGCGGTGTTCCAGCACCTCGTGGTAGATCTCGGCCGGGTCCATGGTGCCGCGCAGCTCCGGTGGCACCGCCCGCACGGTGGGCCGGAACACCTCCCGCACCCAGCGGTGCGCCAGGACCTCCGGCCGGGCGCCCCGGACGTCCCCCCGGTCCGTGCGGAGCCGCGAGCCCGGGGCCGGGTCGCCCGGGGCGTAGTCGTCCTGGGTGGCCATCCAGCTCTCCAGGTCGTTCAGCAACCGCCGGGCCTGGTTCTCCTCGGTGTCCAGGCCGGTCAGGCGCAGCAACTGCCGCTGGTGGTGCCCGGCGTCGACGACCTTGGGCACGAAGGTGACCGTGTCGCCGTTCGACGCGTGCTCGATCTGCATCTCGGCGACGTCGAAACCGAGGTCGTTGAGCCGCCGTATCCGGCGCTCTATGTAGTGGTACTTGCCCGCCGGGTAGACGGAGGTGCGGGTCAGCTCCTCCCACAGGCCGTGGTAGCGGGCGCAGATCTCGGTGCCGAACTCGATCGGGTCGACGGAGGGGTGCAGCGCGCCGGACGCCTCCAGGTCGAGCAGCTCGCCGCTGATGTTCACCCGGGCCAGATCGAGGTCGTACTCTCGCTGACCGGTGCTCAGGCGCGGGTGCAGCTCGCCCGTCTCGGCGTCGACGAGATAGGCGGCGTAGGCGCCCGCGTCGCGCCGGAAGAGCGTGTTGGACAGGGAGCAGTCGCCCCAGGCGAACCCGGCCAGGTGCAGCCGCACCAGCAGGACGGCGAGGGCGTCCATGAGACGGTGCATGGTGGCCGGGCGCAGGGTGGTCTCGAACATCGACCGGTAGGGCATCGAACCGCCGAGGTGCCGGGTGACCAGCACCGGTTCCAGCGGCTCGCCGGTGATGCCGGTGCGCCCGGTGACCACGGCCAGCGGGTCCACGGCGGGGATGCCCAGCCGGTCCAGGGCGCGC
It contains:
- a CDS encoding DUF4032 domain-containing protein, producing MALQISATNPEHPAVLLELPWQLPLEEWPEKYLVPLPRGISRHVVRYARAGTEVIAVKELAERPALREYELLRALDRLGIPAVDPLAVVTGRTGITGEPLEPVLVTRHLGGSMPYRSMFETTLRPATMHRLMDALAVLLVRLHLAGFAWGDCSLSNTLFRRDAGAYAAYLVDAETGELHPRLSTGQREYDLDLARVNISGELLDLEASGALHPSVDPIEFGTEICARYHGLWEELTRTSVYPAGKYHYIERRIRRLNDLGFDVAEMQIEHASNGDTVTFVPKVVDAGHHQRQLLRLTGLDTEENQARRLLNDLESWMATQDDYAPGDPAPGSRLRTDRGDVRGARPEVLAHRWVREVFRPTVRAVPPELRGTMDPAEIYHEVLEHRWYLSERAQHDIGLDAAVADYVRNVLPKVPRPPRPAKE